A region from the Rosa rugosa chromosome 6, drRosRugo1.1, whole genome shotgun sequence genome encodes:
- the LOC133713645 gene encoding uncharacterized protein LOC133713645, whose translation MERPSSYTFITDKQKGLGMAITELFPGAEHRHCVRHLYNNFKAKHPGEGLKKLVWDAARSSTRVWFNKHMDEMKGLHDEAWTWFQDKSPEQWSMAYFRDDSRCDLLLHNLCESFNTAILPARDKPIITMLEKIRMDMMVRMANRRVADQRWTDMVGPRIRKILEKVAERSSCYRAYHSGEFEFQITGGGDNGSKHTVDLRLHSCTCRRWQISGIPCVHAICAIRSKKADPALFCDDYLMPSTYMESYNPIIHHIVGEDDWDQVDYLIAPPPYKKQAGRPKMKRTKEPDEKKQLLPAPIDKSKMTRTYTKMTCQVCFKKGHNRLGCPITKAKKAAAAQQGGEGSSIAPQQTKKRQRQQAPKVQGSNGNGTLKEQIIKSRKAWKKMKTMEGNQAANTRASSSQTIHEPPTQTSQNPAARKAQQKSQPESEYAAF comes from the exons ATGGAAAGGCCTTCATCTTACACATTTATCACAGACAAGCAAAAAGGTTTGGGGATGGCCATAACTGAATTATTTCCTGGGGCAGAACATAGACACTGTGTCCGACACCTATACAACAACTTTAAGGCCAAGCATCCGGGTGAAGGGCTGAAGAAACTAGTGTGGGATGCAGCTAGATCAAGCACCAGGGTTTGGTTCAATAAACACATGGATGAGATGAAAGGGTTGCATGATGAGGCATGGACTTGGTTTCAGGACAAGTCTCCAGAACAATGGAGTATGGCTTATTTTAGGGATGATTCAAGGTGTGACCTTTTGTTGCACAATCTTTGTGAGTCATTCAATACAGCAATCCTCCCAGCTAGGGACAAGCCTATTATAACAATGTTGGAGAAGATAAGGATGGATATGATGGTAAGGATGGCAAACAGAAGAGTGGCAGATCAAAGATGGACTGATATGGTTGGTCCAAGGATTAGGAAGATATTAGAGAAGGTGGCAGAAAGGAGCAGCTGTTATAGAGCTTATCACTCTGGTGAATTTGAGTTCCAAATAACTGGAGGGGGAGATAATGGCAGCAAGCATACAGTGGACCTAAGGCTTCACAGTTGCACATGTAGGAGGTGGCAGATAAGTGGAATACCATGTGTCCATGCCATTTGTGCCATCAGAAGCAAAAAGGCAGACCCTGCTCTTTTTTGTGATGATTACTTGATGCCAAGTACTTATATGGAATCCTATAATCCCATTATTCATCATATTGTTGGTGAGGATGATTGGGACCAAGTGGACTACCTTATAGCACCTCCCCCATATAAGAAGCAAGCCGGCAGACCAAAAATGAAGAGAACCAAGGAGCCCGATGAGAAGAAACAGCTTCTACCAGCCCCAATTGATAAATCAAAGATGACAAGAACCTACACAAAGATGACATGCCAAGTCTGCTTCAAAAAAGGCCATAACAGGTTGGGTTGCCCAATCACAAAGGCCAAAAAAGCAGCAGCTGCACAACAAGGA ggGGAAGGGAGTTCCATTGCACCCCAGCAAACTAAGAAGAGACAAAGGCAGCAG GCACCAAAAGTTCAAGGTTCAAATGGCAATGGCACCTTGAAGGAACAAATCATCAAGTCTAGGAAGGcttggaagaagatgaagaccaTGGAGGGAAACCAAGCTGCCAATACAAGGGCTTCTAGTTCACAAACCATCCATGAACCTCCAACTCAAACCAGCCAAAACCCTGCAGCAAGAAAGGCACAGCAGAAAAGCCAACCTGAATCGGAATATGCAGCATTTTGA